In one window of Branchiostoma lanceolatum isolate klBraLanc5 chromosome 15, klBraLanc5.hap2, whole genome shotgun sequence DNA:
- the LOC136420966 gene encoding salivary glue protein Sgs-3-like: protein MTSTGTSGPTTVTSFNTSQSATQSTTQQTTSDTTQTTAPTTSQATTTPATTGTTTSATTSDTTSQATTSQQTTATAGPTTTGPTALYTTTQTIPEGTTQPTTSGPTTQAGTGSTVLPTTVTSFTTTQSATQSTTQQTTSDTTQTTAPTTSQATTTPATTGT, encoded by the exons atgacatctacagggacatctggcccaa caacagttacaagcttcaatacaagccagagtgccactcaaagcacaacgcaacaaaccacatccgataccacgcaaactacggctccaaccacaagccaggcaactaccactcctgcaacgacaggaaccaccaca tcggccactaccagtgacaccacatctcaagccactacatctcagcaaacaacagcgactgcaggtccaaccacaacaggaccaacggcactctacactaccacccaaacgattcctgaaggtacaactcaaccaactacctcgggacctaccactcaagctgggactggaagcacagtgctgccaacaacagttacaagcttcactacaacccagagtgccactcaaagcacaacgcaacaaaccacatccgataccacgcaaactacggctccaaccacaagccaggcaactaccactcctgcaacgacaggaacc
- the LOC136420967 gene encoding mucin-2-like, which yields MRVTMISLWFIFVAQPCGIDTTTTEKNRRTTTSTKYPETTDTTGSIRSTPRTLFTSATSSTITDIIDRVTTRSTAPLSTTKTTTAAISTTISGAEERTSESTDHSSITDNTSKRTLSTLPYVTSSSGITKGISTTVRRTTEPTTTSSKTLSTSLVTNVPSTTDTKTPSTTQPSQPSTVLPTTVTASQSTTQPTTISSTAQTTPVATTQATTPSSTTETTMLSTSLPTTQASTTDTTSQSTTQPTTSDATTQTTAQSTTQSTTLSSTTSTTDQTTSQPTTPFATTATNAQSTIQPTTTSSTTVATSQKTTQQSTLRSTAAITSHATSQPTTVLPTTVTASQSTTQPTTLSRTAQTTPVATTQATTPSSTTETTMLSTSLQTTQAGTTDTTSQSTTQPTPSDATTPTTAQSTTQSTTLSSTTRTNDQTTSQPTTPFATTATNAQSTIQPTTTSSTTVATSQKTTQQSTLSSTAATTGQTTSQPTTVLPTTVTASQSTTQPTTLSSTAQTTPVATTQATSPSSTTETTLLSTSLPTTQASTTDTTSQSTTQPTTSDATTQTTAQSTTQSISLSSTTSTTDQTTSQPTTPFATTATNAQSTIQPTTTSSTTVVTSQKTTQQSTLSSTAATTGQTTSQPTTVLPTTVTASQSTTQPTTLSSTAQTTPVATTQATTPSSTTETTMLSTSLPTTQAGTTDTTSQSTTQPTTSDATTPTTAQSTTQSTTLSSTTSTTDQTTSQPTTPFATTATNAQSTIQPTTTSSTTVATSQKTTQQSTLSSTAATTGQTTSQPTTVLPTTVTASQSTTQPTTLSSTAQTTPVATTQANSPSSTTETTLLSTSLPTTQASTTDTTSQSTTQPTTSDATTQTTAQSTTQSISLSSTTSTTDQTTSQPTTPFATTATNAQSTIQPTTTSSTTVVTSQKTTQQSTLSSTAATTGQTTSQPTTVLRTTVTASQSTTQPTTISSTAQTTPVATTQATTPSSTTETTMLSTSLPTTQAGTTDTTSQSTTQPTTSDATTPTTAQSTTQSTTLSSTTRTTDQTTSQPTTPFATTATNAQSTIQPTTSSSTTVATSQKTTQQSTLSSTAATTGQTTSQPTTVLPTTVTASQSTTQPTTLSSTAQTTPVATTQATTPSSTTETTMLSTSLPTTQASTTDTTSQSTTQPTTSDATTPTTAQSTTQSISLSSTSSTTDQTTSQPTTPFATTATNAQSTIQPTTTSSTTVATSQKTTQQSTLSSTAATTGQTTSQPTTVLRTTVTASQSTTQPTTLSSTAQTTPLATTQATTPSSTTETTMLSTSLQTTQAGTTDTTSQSTTQPTTSDATTPTTAQSTTQSTTLSSTTRTTDQTTSQPTTPFATTATNAQSTIQPTTTSSTTVATSQKTTQQSTLSSTAATTGQTTSQPTTVLPTTVTASQSTTQPTTLSSTAQTTPVATTQATTPSSTTETTMLSTSLLTTQASTTDTTSQSTTQPTTSDATTPTTAQSTTQSTILSSTTSTTDQTTSQPTTPFATTATNAQSTIQPTTTSSTTVATSQKTTQQSTLSSTAATTSRTTSQPSTVLPTTVTASQSTTQPTSISSTAQTTPVATTQATTPSSTTETTLLSTSLPTTQASTTDTTSQSTTQPTTSDATTPSTAQSTTQSTTLSSTTRTNDQTTSQPTTPFATTATNAQSTIQPTTTSSTTVATSQKTTQQSTLSSTAATTGQTTSQSTIVPPTTVTASQSTTQPTTIYSTAQTTPVATTQATTPSSTAETTMLSTSMPTTQASTTDTTSQSTTQPTTSDATTQTTAQSTTQSTTLSSTTSTTDQTTSQPTTPFATTATNAQSTIQPTTTSSTTVVTSQKTTRQSTLSSTAATTGQTTSQPTTVLPTTVTASQSTTQPTTLSSTAQTTPVATTQATTPSSTTETTMLSTSLPTTQAGTTDTTSQSTTQPTTSDATTPTTAQSTTQSTTLSSTTSTTDQTTSQPTTPFATTATNAQSTIQPTTTSSTTVATSQKTTQQSTLSSTAATTGQTTSQPTTVLPTTVTASQSTTQPTTLSSTAQTTPVATTQATSPSSTTETTLLSTSLPTTQASTTDTTSQSTTQPTTSDATTQTTAQSTTQSISLSSTTSTTDQTTSQPTTPFATTATNAQSTIQPTTTSSTTVVTSQKTTRQSTLSSTAATTGQTTSQPTTVLPTTVTASQSTTQPTTLSSTAQTTPVATTQATTPSSTTETTMLSTSLPTTQAGTTDTTSQSTTQPTTSDATTPTTAQSTTQSTTLSSTTSTTDQTTSQPTTPFATTATNAQSTIQPTTTSSTTVATSQKTTQQSTLSSTAATTGQTTSQPTTVLPTTVTASQSTTQPTTLSSTAQTTPVATTQATSPSSTTETTLLSTSLPTTQASTTDTTSQSTTQPTTSDATTQTTAQSTTQSISLSSTTSTTDQTTSQPTTPFATTATNAQSTIQPTTTSSTTVVTSQKTTRQSTLSSTAATTGQTTSQPTTVLPTTVTASQSTTQPTTISSTAQTTPVATTQATTPSSTTETTMLSTSLPTTQAGTTDTTSQSTTQPTTSDATTPTTAQSTTQSTTLSSTTSTPDQTTSQPTTPFASTATSAQSTIQPTTTSSTTVATSQKTTQQSTTSSTAATTSHATSQSTTVPPTTVTASQSTTQPTTIYSTAQTTPVATTQATTPSSTTETTMLSTSLPRTQVSTTVTTSQSTTQPTTSDATTPTTAQSTTQSTTLSSTTSTTDQTTSEPTTPFATTATNAQSTIHPTTTSSTTVATSQKTTQQSTLSSTSATTNDTTSQATTFQQTTATAGPTTTGPTALYTTTQTTPEGT from the exons ATGAGAGTGACAATGATTTCCCTGTGGTTCATCTTCGTGGCCCAACCGTGCG GGATAGACACTACCACCACGGAGAAGAACAGAAGAACAACAACGTCAACAAAATACCCCGAGACAACTGATACTACGGGTTCAATAAGATCAACGCCTAGAACACTATTTACGTCAGCTACCTCGTCTACAATAACAGATATAATAGATAGAGTTACTACTAGATCAACGGCACCTTTAAGTACAACTAAGACTACTACTGCTGCAATATCTACTACCATATCTGGTGCAGAAGAAAGGACATCAGAATCAACGGATCATTCGAGTATAACTGATAATACTAGTAAAAGAACGTTGAGCACGTTACCGTATGTTACAAGTTCAAGTGGAATAACTAAAGGAATAAGTACAACTGTAAGGAGAACAACCGAGCCAACTACTACCTCAAGCAAAACTTTATCAACATCCTTAGTAACAAATGTACCAAGTACAACTGACACTAAAACTCCAAGCACAACTCAGCCATCCCAACCATCCACCGTCCTTCCAACAACGGTGACTGCAAGTCAAAGTACAACACAACCTACCACCATCTCTAGTACGGCACAAACAACTCCTGTAGCTACAACTCAGGCAACCACTCCCTCTAGTACAACTGAAACTACAATGCTATCAACATCCTTACCAACAACTCAAGCCAGTACAACTGACACTACAAGCCAAAGCACAACTCAGCCAACCACCTCAGATGCGACAACACAAACTACAGCCCAAAGCACAACCCAGTCAACTACCCTCTCCAGTACGACAAGTACCACTGACCAAACCACATCTCAGCCAACAACACCCTTTGCTACGACTGCCACAAATGCTCAATCCACCATCCAGCCAACTACTACCTCTTCTACAACTGTGGCGACTAGTCAAAAGACGACCCAGCAAAGTACGCTCAGAAGTACAGCGGCGATTACAAGTCACGCAACATCCCAACCAACCACCGTCCTTCCAACAACGGTGACTGCAAGTCAAAGTACAACACAACCAACCACCCTCTCTCGTACGGCACAAACAACTCCTGTAGCTACAACTCAGGCAACCACTCCTTCTAGTACAACTGAAACTACAATGCTATCAACATCCTTGCAAACAACTCAAGCCGGTACCACTGACACTACAAGCCAAAGCACAACTCAGCCAACCCCCTCAGATGCAACAACACCAACTACAGCCCAAAGCACAACCCAGTCAACTACCCTCTCCAGTACGACTCGTACAAATGACCAAACCACATCTCAGCCAACAACACCCTTTGCTACGACTGCCACAAATGCTCAATCCACCATCCAGCCAACTACTACCTCTTCTACAACTGTGGCGACTAGTCAAAAGACGACCCAGCAAAGTACACTCAGCAGTACAGCGGCGACTACAGgtcagaccacatcccaaccaaCCACCGTCCTTCCAACAACGGTGACTGCAAGTCAAAGTACAACACAACCAACCACCCTCTCTAGTACGGCACAAACAACTCCTGTAGCTACAACTCAGGCAACCAGTCCCTCTAGTACAACTGAAACTACATTGCTATCAACATCCTTGCCAACAACTCAAGCCAGTACCACTGACACTACAAGCCAAAGCACAACTCAGCCAACCACCTCAGATGCGACAACACAAACTACAGCCCAAAGCACAACCCAGTCCATTTCCCTCTCCAGTACGACAAGTACCACTGACCAAACCACATCTCAGCCAACAACACCCTTTGCTACGACTGCCACAAATGCTCAATCCACCATCCAGCCAACTACTACCTCTTCTACAACGGTGGTGACTAGTCAAAAGACAACCCAGCAAAGTACACTCAGCAGTACAGCGGCGACTACAGgtcagaccacatcccaaccaaCCACCGTCCTTCCAACAACGGTGACTGCAAGTCAAAGTACAACACAACCAACCACCCTCTCTAGTACGGCACAAACAACTCCTGTAGCTACAACTCAGGCAACCACTCCCTCTAGTACAACTGAAACTACAATGCTATCAACATCCTTGCCAACAACTCAAGCCGGTACCACTGACACTACAAGCCAAAGCACAACTCAGCCAACCACCTCAGATGCGACAACACCAACTACAGCCCAAAGCACAACCCAGTCAACTACCCTCTCCAGTACGACAAGTACCACTGACCAAACCACATCTCAGCCAACAACACCCTTTGCTACGACTGCCACAAATGCTCAATCCACCATCCAGCCAACTACTACCTCTTCTACAACTGTGGCGACTAGTCAAAAGACGACCCAGCAAAGTACACTCAGCAGTACAGCGGCGACTACAGgtcagaccacatcccaaccaaCCACCGTCCTTCCAACAACGGTGACTGCAAGTCAAAGTACAACACAACCAACCACCCTCTCTAGTACGGCACAAACAACTCCTGTAGCTACAACTCAGGCAAATAGTCCCTCTAGTACAACTGAAACTACATTGCTATCAACATCCTTGCCAACAACTCAAGCCAGTACCACTGACACTACAAGCCAAAGCACAACTCAGCCAACCACCTCAGATGCGACAACACAAACTACAGCCCAGAGCACAACCCAGTCCATTTCCCTCTCCAGTACGACAAGTACCACTGACCAAACCACATCTCAGCCAACAACACCCTTTGCTACGACTGCCACAAATGCTCAATCCACCATCCAGCCAACTACTACCTCTTCTACAACGGTGGTGACTAGTCAAAAGACAACCCAGCAAAGTACACTCAGCAGTACAGCGGCGACTACAGgtcagaccacatcccaaccaaCCACCGTCCTTCGAACAACGGTGACTGCAAGTCAAAGTACAACACAACCTACCACCATCTCTAGTACGGCACAAACAACTCCTGTAGCTACAACTCAGGCAACCACTCCCTCTAGTACAACTGAAACTACAATGCTATCAACATCCTTGCCAACAACTCAAGCCGGTACCACTGACACTACAAGCCAAAGCACAACTCAGCCAACCACCTCAGATGCGACAACACCAACTACAGCCCAAAGCACAACCCAGTCAACTACCCTCTCCAGTACGACTCGTACCACTGACCAAACCACATCTCAGCCAACAACACCCTTTGCTACGACTGCCACAAATGCTCAATCCACCATCCAGCCAACTACTTCCTCTTCTACAACTGTGGCGACTAGTCAAAAGACAACCCAGCAAAGTACACTCAGCAGTACAGCGGCGACTACAGgtcagaccacatcccaaccaaCCACCGTCCTTCCAACAACGGTGACTGCAAGTCAAAGTACAACACAACCAACCACCCTCTCTAGTACGGCACAAACAACTCCTGTAGCTACAACTCAGGCAACCACTCCCTCTAGTACAACTGAAACTACAATGCTTTCAACATCCTTGCCAACAACTCAAGCCAGTACAACTGACACTACAAGCCAAAGCACAACTCAGCCAACCACCTCAGATGCGACAACACCAACTACAGCCCAAAGCACAACCCAGTCCATTTCCCTCTCCAGTACGTCAAGTACCACTGACCAAACCACATCTCAGCCAACAACACCCTTTGCTACGACTGCCACAAATGCTCAATCCACCATCCAGCCAACTACTACCTCTTCTACAACTGTGGCGACTAGTCAAAAGACAACCCAGCAAAGTACACTCAGCAGTACAGCGGCGACTACAGgtcagaccacatcccaaccaaCCACCGTCCTTCGAACAACGGTGACTGCAAGTCAAAGTACAACACAACCAACCACCCTCTCTAGTACGGCACAAACAACTCCTTTAGCTACAACTCAGGCAACCACTCCCTCTAGTACAACTGAAACTACAATGCTATCAACATCCTTGCAAACAACTCAAGCCGGTACCACTGACACTACAAGCCAAAGCACAACTCAGCCAACCACCTCAGATGCGACAACACCAACTACAGCCCAAAGCACAACCCAGTCAACTACCCTCTCCAGTACGACTCGTACCACTGACCAAACCACATCTCAGCCAACAACACCCTTTGCTACGACTGCCACAAATGCTCAATCCACCATCCAGCCAACTACTACCTCTTCTACAACTGTGGCGACTAGTCAAAAGACAACCCAGCAAAGTACACTCAGCAGTACAGCGGCGACTACAGgtcagaccacatcccaaccaaCCACCGTCCTTCCAACAACGGTGACTGCAAGTCAAAGTACAACACAACCAACCACCCTCTCTAGTACGGCACAAACAACTCCTGTAGCTACAACTCAGGCAACCACTCCCTCTAGTACAACTGAAACTACAATGCTATCAACATCTTTGCTAACAACTCAAGCCAGTACAACTGACACTACAAGCCAAAGCACAACTCAGCCAACCACCTCAGATGCGACAACACCAACTACAGCACAAAGCACAACCCAGTCAACTATCCTCTCCAGTACGACAAGTACCACTGACCAAACCACATCTCAGCCAACAACACCCTTTGCTACGACTGCCACAAATGCTCAATCCACCATCCAGCCAACTACTACCTCTTCTACAACTGTGGCGACTAGTCAAAAGACAACCCAGCAAAGTACACTCAGCAGTACAGCGGCGACTACAAGTCGTACAACATCCCAACCATCCACCGTTCTTCCAACAACGGTGACTGCAAGTCAAAGTACAACACAACCTACCAGCATCTCTAGTACGGCACAAACAACTCCTGTAGCTACAACTCAGGCAACCACTCCCTCGAGTACAACTGAAACTACATTGCTATCAACATCCTTGCCAACAACTCAAGCCAGTACCACTGACACTACAAGCCAAAGCACAACTCAGCCAACCACCTCAGATGCGACAACACCAAGTACAGCCCAAAGCACAACCCAGTCAACTACCCTCTCCAGTACGACTCGTACAAATGACCAAACCACATCTCAGCCAACAACACCCTTTGCTACGACTGCCACAAATGCTCAATCCACCATCCAGCCAACTACTACCTCTTCTACAACTGTGGCGACTAGTCAAAAGACAACCCAGCAAAGTACACTCAGCAGTACAGCGGCAACTACAGGTCAGACCACATCCCAATCAACCATTGTCCCTCCAACAACGGTGACTGCAAGTCAAAGTACAACACAACCTACCACCATCTATAGTACGGCACAAACAACTCCTGTAGCTACAACTCAGGCAACCACTCCCTCTAGTACAGCTGAAACCACGATGCTATCAACATCCATGCCTACAACTCAAGCCAGCACAACTGACACTACAAGCCAAAGCACAACTCAGCCAACCACCTCAGATGCGACAACTCAAACTACAGCCCAAAGCACAACCCAGTCAACAACCCTCTCCAGTACGACAAGTACCACTGACCAAACCACATCTCAGCCAACAACACCCTTTGCTACGACTGCCACAAATGCTCAATCCACCATCCAGCCAACTACTACCTCTTCTACAACGGTGGTGACTAGTCAAAAGACAACCCGGCAAAGTACACTCAGCAGTACAGCGGCGACTACAGgtcagaccacatcccaaccaaCCACCGTCCTTCCAACAACGGTGACTGCAAGTCAAAGTACAACACAACCAACCACCCTCTCTAGTACGGCACAAACAACTCCTGTAGCTACAACTCAGGCAACCACTCCCTCTAGTACAACTGAAACTACAATGCTATCAACATCCTTGCCAACAACTCAAGCCGGTACCACTGACACTACAAGCCAAAGCACAACTCAGCCAACCACCTCAGATGCGACAACACCAACTACAGCCCAAAGCACAACCCAGTCAACTACCCTCTCCAGTACGACAAGTACCACTGACCAAACCACATCTCAGCCAACAACACCCTTTGCTACGACTGCCACAAATGCTCAATCCACCATCCAGCCAACTACTACCTCTTCTACAACTGTGGCGACTAGTCAAAAGACGACCCAGCAAAGTACACTCAGCAGTACAGCGGCGACTACAGgtcagaccacatcccaaccaaCCACCGTCCTTCCAACAACGGTGACTGCAAGTCAAAGTACAACACAACCAACCACCCTCTCTAGTACGGCACAAACAACTCCTGTAGCTACAACTCAGGCAACCAGTCCCTCGAGTACAACTGAAACTACATTGCTATCAACATCCTTGCCAACAACTCAAGCCAGTACCACTGACACTACAAGCCAAAGCACAACTCAGCCAACCACCTCAGATGCGACAACACAAACTACAGCCCAAAGCACAACCCAGTCCATTTCCCTCTCCAGTACGACAAGTACCACTGACCAAACCACATCTCAGCCAACAACACCCTTTGCTACGACTGCCACAAATGCTCAATCCACCATCCAGCCAACTACTACCTCTTCTACAACGGTGGTGACTAGTCAAAAGACAACCCGGCAAAGTACACTCAGCAGTACAGCGGCGACTACAGgtcagaccacatcccaaccaaCCACCGTCCTTCCAACAACGGTGACTGCAAGTCAAAGTACAACACAACCAACCACCCTCTCTAGTACGGCACAAACAACTCCTGTAGCTACAACTCAGGCAACCACTCCCTCTAGTACAACTGAAACTACAATGCTATCAACATCCTTGCCAACAACTCAAGCCGGTACCACTGACACTACAAGCCAAAGCACAACTCAGCCAACCACCTCAGATGCGACAACACCAACTACAGCCCAAAGCACAACCCAGTCAACTACCCTCTCCAGTACGACAAGTACCACTGACCAAACCACATCTCAGCCAACAACACCCTTTGCTACGACTGCCACAAATGCTCAATCCACCATCCAGCCAACTACTACCTCTTCTACAACTGTGGCGACTAGTCAAAAGACGACCCAGCAAAGTACACTCAGCAGTACAGCGGCGACTACAGgtcagaccacatcccaaccaaCCACCGTCCTTCCAACAACGGTGACTGCAAGTCAAAGTACAACACAACCAACCACCCTCTCTAGTACGGCACAAACAACTCCTGTAGCTACAACTCAGGCAACCAGTCCCTCGAGTACAACTGAAACTACATTGCTATCAACATCCTTGCCAACAACTCAAGCCAGTACCACTGACACTACAAGCCAAAGCACAACTCAGCCAACCACCTCAGATGCGACAACACAAACTACAGCCCAAAGCACAACCCAGTCCATTTCCCTCTCCAGTACGACAAGTACCACTGACCAAACCACATCTCAGCCAACAACACCCTTTGCTACGACTGCCACAAATGCTCAATCCACCATCCAGCCAACTACTACCTCTTCTACAACGGTGGTGACTAGTCAAAAGACAACCCGGCAAAGTACACTCAGCAGTACAGCGGCGACTACAGgtcagaccacatcccaaccaaCCACCGTCCTTCCAACAACGGTGACTGCAAGTCAAAGTACAACACAACCAACCACCATCTCTAGTACGGCACAAACAACTCCTGTAGCTACAACTCAGGCAACCACTCCCTCTAGTACAACTGAAACTACAATGCTATCAACATCCTTGCCAACAACTCAAGCCGGTACCACTGACACTACAAGCCAAAGCACAACTCAGCCAACCACCTCAGATGCGACAACACCAACTACAGCCCAAAGCACAACCCAGTCAACTACCCTCTCCAGTACGACAAGTACCCCTGACCAAACCACATCTCAGCCAACAACACCCTTTGCTTCAACTGCCACAAGTGCTCAATCCACCATCCAGCCAACTACTACCTCTTCTACAACTGTGGCGACTAGTCAAAAGACAACCCAGCAAAGTACAACCAGCAGTACAGCGGCGACTACAAGTCACGCAACATCCCAATCAACCACTGTCCCTCCAACAACGGTGACTGCAAGTCAAAGTACAACACAACCTACCACCATCTATAGTACGGCACAAACAACTCCTGTAGCTACAACTCAGGCAACCACTCCCTCTAGTACAACTGAAACTACAATGCTATCAACATCCTTGCCAAGAACACAAGTGAGTACAACTGTTACTACAAGCCAAAGCACAACTCAGCCAACCACCTCAGATGCGACAACACCAACTACAGCACAAAGCACAACCCAGTCAACTACCCTCTCCAGTACGACAAGTACGACTGACCAAACCACATCTGAGCCAACAACACCCTTTGCTACGACTGCCACAAATGCTCAATCCACCATCCATCCAACTACTACCTCTTCTACAACTGTGGCGACTAGTCAAAAGACAACCCAGCAAAGTACACTCAGCAGTACATCGGCCACTACCAacgacaccacatctcaagccactacatttcagcaaacaacagcgactgcaggtccaaccacaacaggaccaacggcactctacactaccacccaaacgactcctgaaggtaca